In the Nicotiana tabacum cultivar K326 chromosome 16, ASM71507v2, whole genome shotgun sequence genome, one interval contains:
- the LOC142170299 gene encoding uncharacterized protein LOC142170299 — translation MATEKIDHTHSLFLQPSDTPGLVLIPIQLTDSENYGLWSRSMKLALKAKRKLGFITGNCKKESFEDTLHEKWETYNAIVHSWIMNSVSKDFVSGIIYASNAHAIWEDLKERFDKMNRVMIFQIHEAISKLSQGTDTVAVYFTKLKELWAEYDVLVPSQNCGCARAKEHSVQMHQQ, via the coding sequence ATGGCGACAGAGAAGATAGACCACACGCATTCACTATTTCTTCAGCCTTCGGACACCCCAGGCTTGGTGTTGATTCCAATTCAGCTCACAGATTCCGAAAATTATGGGCTATGGAGCCGATCGATGAAGCTAGCTCTAAAGGCCAAGCGAAAATTAGGGTTCATCACAGGGAATTGCAAAAAAGAGTCGTTTGAGGATACTCTCCATGAGAAATGGGAGACCTACAACGCAATAGTGCATTCCTGGATCATGAACTCGGTCTCGAAGGACTTTGTTAGCGGAATTATATATGCATCTAATGCGCATGCTATATGGGAAGACCTTAAGGAACGATTTGATAAAATGAATCGAGTAATGATTTTTCAGATACACGAAGCAATTTCAAAGTTATCACAAGGAACTGATACCGTTGCTGTCTATTTTACCAAACTGAAAGAGCTTTGGGCAGAGTACGATGTGTTGGTACCTTCGCAAAATTGTGGTTGTGCAAGGGCAAAGGAACACTCTGTTCAAATGCATCAACAATGA
- the LOC142170718 gene encoding uncharacterized protein LOC142170718: protein MVKQQGKGSKQPGRRGSSQGGKQKMVKLTPKARQNIKNMRKMIKAADRAIDMSGSEYEPSWEISSDSIPEYIPDWPKRSRLRDTPPASPTAQALVNVSSGSFEGSAKGDGDEYSTSPTASFSREGAVGNEEEIGGEKIVREGGEPQVGGVARTRKSEAWQDRFVSEVAYDKFREWWSVMKLIPERSFVYRDLLPHNPNVRRKFRTRVGWEHFLDECVDANEHLVKEFYTNFAHIKKGSKVTKVRNLKVLFDGKTINDYLGFSEEDETLYMAKMEMGAEVRPWLAQYLAIPSNTPDWLTAGVKILRHSLNFDARGWETFVCSRLDPTTHDNSLPLHRTVLVASIMAGYPINVGNMMSRIITIVGAEHDRNYTFPSFLTMYFRDLKMEKRPFDIKVKVKAPFSWYSMQGDDNPKSKNFKATVTSPTGQSEEPLMVVTPADPASTSTAIPLGPSTSADPEIPSSRAHPITAHRLSQTLLSINNWMQTTSSKLSTLTTTVEAQSAPPPSQVPQSIEDALKKILDNQKKILDTQTVLTKAVASHSQSLKELAREQKKLRKMRVSKESVKALRVDVDRLKVDQLPLDLLLDDPMPVAHPHPEQSQRPPKIKR, encoded by the coding sequence ATGGTGAAACAACAAGGTAAAGGATCTAAACAACCGGGCAGAAGAGGATCCTCCCAGGGAGGGAAACAAAAAATGGTTAAACTCACTCCCAAAGCCaggcaaaacatcaaaaacatgagaAAGATGATTAAAGCAGCTGATAGGGCCATTGAtatgtcggggagtgagtacgagccctcctggGAGATATCTTCAGACTCAATCCCAGAATACATCCCTGACTGGCCGAAGAGGAGCAGACTAAGAGACACACCTCCAGCATCCCCCACTGCCCAAGCGTTAGTGAATGTATCTTCTGGGTCGTTTGAGGGCTCAGCTAAAGGTGatggggatgaatactccacctctcccacagcttcatttTCCAGAGAGGGTGCAGTAGGAAATGAGGAGGAAATAGGAGGAGAAAAAATAGTTAGAGAAGGTGGTGAACCTCAGGTTGGCGGGGTAGCTAGAACTAGAAAATCGGAGGCGTGGCAAGACCGGTTCGTGAGCGAAGTTGCATACGATAAATTCCGGGAATGGTGGTCGGTGATGAAGTTGATCCCGGAGAGGAGTTTTGTGTATAGGGACTTgctacctcacaaccccaatgtgaggaGGAAGTTTAGGACAAGAGTAGGCTGGGAACATTTTCTAGATGAGTGTGTGGATGCTaatgaacacttggtcaaggaattctataccaactttgcccacatcaaaaagggctccaagGTGACCAAGGTTCGAAACTTGAAAGTGTTGTTTGATGGGAAGACAATAAACGATTACCTTGGCTTCAGTGAGGAGGATGAGACCCTATACATGGCAAAGATGGAAATGGGCGCGGAGGTCCGTCCCTGGCTAGCACAATACCTGGCAATCCCAAGTAACACCCCTGACTGGTTGACTGCGGGCGTTAAGATTCTGAGACATAGTCTGAATTTCGATGCACgggggtgggagacatttgtatgtagtaggTTGGACCCCACAACACATGACAACTCCCTACCTCTTCACCGGACAGTTTTGGTGGcgtcgatcatggcggggtacccaatAAATGTAGGGAATATGATGTCAAGAATTATTACAATTGTGGGTGCTGAGCATGACAGAAACTACACGTTCCCCAGTTTTCTCACTATGTACTTCCGGGATCTGAAAATGGAAAAGAGGCCCTTCGACATCAAAGTCAAAGTGAAGGCCCCTTTTTCCTGGTACAGCATGCAGGGGGATGATAACCCCAAGAGTAAGAATTTCAAGGCCACAGTTACTtctccaactggccagtctgaagagccactTATGGTAGTGACTCCTGCTGATCCTGCCTCTACTTCCACTGCTATCCCTCTTGGTCCATCCACCTCAGCGGACCCGGAGATTCCATCCTCCCGTGCACATCCTATTACTGCCCACCGGCTGAGCCAGACACTTCTTAGTATAAACAATTGGATGCAGACTacgtcatccaagttgtccactcTCACTACCACGgtagaggctcagtcggcacctccaCCCTCACAGGTTCCCCAGTCGATAGAGGATGCTCTCAAGAAGATTTTAGataaccaaaagaaaatcctCGACACTCAAACGGTGCTCACAAAGGCAGTTGCTTCACACAGCCAGTCTCttaaggagcttgctagggagcaAAAGAAATTGAGGAAGATGCGGGtttccaaggagtccgtgaaaGCGCTGAGGGTTGATGTTGACCGGTTGAAGGTAGACCAGctgcctttggacttattgctTGATGATCCTATGCCAGTAGCTCATCCCCATCCAGAGCAGTCACAGAGGCCTCCAAAGATAAAGAGATGA